A genomic window from Canis lupus dingo isolate Sandy chromosome 13, ASM325472v2, whole genome shotgun sequence includes:
- the LOC125752321 gene encoding filaggrin-2-like isoform X8, whose amino-acid sequence MHTHAHTHTVDAWQVETHTHTHAHTHWLSGGWRRTQTHTHTLDAWQVETHTHWMPSRWRHTHTHTHTHTGCLVGRHTHTHWMPGRWRHTHAHTRAHTRTHTLDAWQVETHTCTHTRTRTQWMPGRWRRTRTHTRTHTGCLAGGDAHKHTHTHWMPGRWRHTHTGCLAGGDTHTHTHTHTHTGCLAGRHTHTHWMPGRWRHTHAHTRAHTRTHTLDAWQVETHTCTHTRTRTQWMPGRWRRTRTHTRTHTGCLAGGDAHKHTHTHWMPGRWRHTHTGCLAGGDTHTHTHTHWMPGRWRHTHTGCLAGGDTHTHTHTHTGCLAGGDTHAHTHTRTHWMPGRGRHKHTNTHTLDAWQVETHTHTHTHTHTGCLAGGDTNTHTHTHTLDAWQVETHTHTLDAWQVETHTHTHWMPGRWRHTHTHTGCLAGGDTHTHTLDAWQVETHTHTHWMPGRWRHTHTHTGCLAGGDTHTHTLDAWQVDTHTHTGETHTHTLDAWQGETHTHTHTLTSPLCCISRALSSPRSPRSCYDRGGSGYSACRGLQTHTEREAETQAETQAEEEAGSMPGA is encoded by the exons atgcacacacacgcgcacacgcacacagtggatgcctggcaggtggagacgcacacgcacacacacgcgcacacacactgGCTGTCTGGCGGGTGGAgacgcacacaaacacacacacacacattggatgcctggcaggtggagacacacacacactggatgcctagcag gtggagacacacacacacacacacacacacacacactggatgcctggtag gtagacacacacacacacactggatgcctggcaggtggagacacacacatgcacacacacgcgcacacacgcgcacgcacacactggatgcctggcaggtggagacacacacatgcacacacacgcgcacacgcacacagtggatgcctggcaggtggagacgcacacgcacacacacgcgcacacacactgGCTGTCTGGCGGGTGGAgacgcacacaaacacacacacacacattggatgcctggcaggtggagacacacacacactggatgcctagcag gtggagacacacacacacacacacacacacacacacacactggatgcctggcag gtagacacacacacacacactggatgcctggcaggtggagacacacacatgcacacacacgcgcacacacgcgcacgcacacactggatgcctggcaggtggagacacacacatgcacacacacgcgcacacgcacacagtggatgcctggcaggtggagacgcacacgcacacacacgcgcacacacactgGCTGTCTGGCGGGTGGAgacgcacacaaacacacacacacacattggatgcctggcaggtggagacacacacacactggatgcctagcaggtggagacacacacacacacacacacacacactggatgcctggcag gtggagacacacacacactggatgcctggcaggtggagacacacacacacacacacacacacacactggatgcctggcag gtggagacacacacgcgcacacacacacacgcacacactggatgcctggcagggggagacacaaacacacaaacacacacacactggatgcctggcaggtggagacacacacacacacacacacacacacacacactggatgcctggcag gtggagacacaaacacacacacacacacacacacactggatgcctggcag gtggagacacacacacacacactggatgcctggcaggtggagacacacacacacacacactggatgcctggcaggtggagacacacacacacacacactggatgcctggcaggtggagacacacacacacacacactggatgcctggcaggtggagacacacacacacacacactggatgcctggcaggtggagacacacacacacacacactggatgcctggcaggtggagacacacacacacacacactggatgcctggcaggtagacacacacacacacactggagagacacacacacacacactggatgcctggcagggggagacacacacacacacacacacactcacatcccCCCTTTGCTGCATTTCTAGGGCTCTCTCCTCCCCCAGATCCCCCAGATCCTGTTATGATAGAGGTGGCAGTGGCTACTCTGCATGTAGGGGTctccagacacacacagagagagaggcagagacacaggcagagacacaggcagaggaagaagcaggctccatgccgggagcctga
- the LOC125752321 gene encoding filaggrin-2-like isoform X2 translates to MPGRWRHTHAHTRAHTRTHTLDAWQVETHTCTHTRTRTQWMPGRWRRTRTHTRTHTGCLAGGDAHKHTHTHWMPGRWRHTHTGCLAGGDTHTHTHTHTHTGCLAGGDTHTLDAWQVETHTHTHTHTGCLVGRHTHTHWMPGRWRHTHAHTRAHTRTHTLDAWQVETHTCTHTRTRTQWMPGRWRRTRTHTRTHTGCLAGGDAHKHTHTHWMPGRWRHTHTGCLAGGDTHAHTHTRTHWMPGRGRHKHTNTHTLDAWQVETHTHTHTHTHTGCLAGGDTNTHTHTHTLDAWQVETHTHTLDAWQVETHTHTHWMPGRWRHTHTHTGCLAGGDTHTHTLDAWQVETHTHTHWMPGRWRHTHTHTGCLAGGDTHTHTLDAWQVDTHTHTGETHTHTLDAWQGETHTHTHTLTSPLCCISRALSSPRSPRSCYDRGGSGYSACRGLQTHTEREAETQAETQAEEEAGSMPGA, encoded by the exons atgcctggcaggtggagacacacacatgcacacacacgcgcacacacgcgcacgcacacactggatgcctggcaggtggagacacacacatgcacacacacgcgcacacgcacacagtggatgcctggcaggtggagacgcacacgcacacacacgcgcacacacactgGCTGTCTGGCGGGTGGAgacgcacacaaacacacacacacacattggatgcctggcaggtggagacacacacacactggatgcctagcag gtggagacacacacacacacacacacacacacacacacactggatgcctggcaggtggagacacacacacactggatgcctggcag gtggagacacacacacacacacacacacacactggatgcctggtag gtagacacacacacacacactggatgcctggcaggtggagacacacacatgcacacacacgcgcacacacgcgcacgcacacactggatgcctggcaggtggagacacacacatgcacacacacgcgcacacgcacacagtggatgcctggcaggtggagacgcacacgcacacacacgcgcacacacactgGCTGTCTGGCGGGTGGAgacgcacacaaacacacacacacacattggatgcctggcaggtggagacacacacacactggatgcctagcag gtggagacacacacgcgcacacacacacacgcacacactggatgcctggcagggggagacacaaacacacaaacacacacacactggatgcctggcaggtggagacacacacacacacacacacacacacacacactggatgcctggcag gtggagacacaaacacacacacacacacacacacactggatgcctggcag gtggagacacacacacacacactggatgcctggcaggtggagacacacacacacacacactggatgcctggcaggtggagacacacacacacacacactggatgcctggcaggtggagacacacacacacacacactggatgcctggcaggtggagacacacacacacacacactggatgcctggcaggtggagacacacacacacacacactggatgcctggcaggtggagacacacacacacacacactggatgcctggcaggtagacacacacacacacactggagagacacacacacacacactggatgcctggcagggggagacacacacacacacacacacactcacatcccCCCTTTGCTGCATTTCTAGGGCTCTCTCCTCCCCCAGATCCCCCAGATCCTGTTATGATAGAGGTGGCAGTGGCTACTCTGCATGTAGGGGTctccagacacacacagagagagaggcagagacacaggcagagacacaggcagaggaagaagcaggctccatgccgggagcctga
- the LOC125752321 gene encoding filaggrin-2-like isoform X5: MHTHAHTHTVDAWQVETHTHTHAHTHWLSGGWRRTQTHTHTLDAWQVETHTHWMPSRWRHTHTHTHTHTGCLVGRHTHTHWMPGRWRHTHAHTRAHTRTHTLDAWQVETHTCTHTRTRTQWMPGRWRRTRTHTRTHTGCLAGGDAHKHTHTHWMPGRWRHTHTGCLAGGDTHTHTHTHTHTGCLAGRHTHTHWMPGRWRHTHAHTRAHTRTHTLDAWQVETHTCTHTRTRTQWMPGRWRRTRTHTRTHTGCLAGGDAHKHTHTHWMPGRWRHTHTGCLAGGDTHTHTHTHWMPGRWRHTRAHTHTHTLDAWQGETQTHKHTHTGCLAGGDTHAHTHTRTHWMPGRGRHKHTNTHTLDAWQVETHTHTHTHTHTGCLAGGDTNTHTHTHTLDAWQVETHTHTLDAWQVETHTHTHWMPGRWRHTHTHTGCLAGGDTHTHTLDAWQVETHTHTHWMPGRWRHTHTHTGCLAGGDTHTHTLDAWQVDTHTHTGETHTHTLDAWQGETHTHTHTLTSPLCCISRALSSPRSPRSCYDRGGSGYSACRGLQTHTEREAETQAETQAEEEAGSMPGA; the protein is encoded by the exons atgcacacacacgcgcacacgcacacagtggatgcctggcaggtggagacgcacacgcacacacacgcgcacacacactgGCTGTCTGGCGGGTGGAgacgcacacaaacacacacacacacattggatgcctggcaggtggagacacacacacactggatgcctagcag gtggagacacacacacacacacacacacacacacactggatgcctggtag gtagacacacacacacacactggatgcctggcaggtggagacacacacatgcacacacacgcgcacacacgcgcacgcacacactggatgcctggcaggtggagacacacacatgcacacacacgcgcacacgcacacagtggatgcctggcaggtggagacgcacacgcacacacacgcgcacacacactgGCTGTCTGGCGGGTGGAgacgcacacaaacacacacacacacattggatgcctggcaggtggagacacacacacactggatgcctagcag gtggagacacacacacacacacacacacacacacacacactggatgcctggcag gtagacacacacacacacactggatgcctggcaggtggagacacacacatgcacacacacgcgcacacacgcgcacgcacacactggatgcctggcaggtggagacacacacatgcacacacacgcgcacacgcacacagtggatgcctggcaggtggagacgcacacgcacacacacgcgcacacacactgGCTGTCTGGCGGGTGGAgacgcacacaaacacacacacacacattggatgcctggcaggtggagacacacacacactggatgcctagcaggtggagacacacacacacacacacacacacactggatgcctggcaggtggagacacacacgcgcacacacacacacgcacacactggatgcctggcagggggagacacaaacacacaaacacacacacactggatgcctggcag gtggagacacacacgcgcacacacacacacgcacacactggatgcctggcagggggagacacaaacacacaaacacacacacactggatgcctggcaggtggagacacacacacacacacacacacacacacacactggatgcctggcag gtggagacacaaacacacacacacacacacacacactggatgcctggcag gtggagacacacacacacacactggatgcctggcaggtggagacacacacacacacacactggatgcctggcaggtggagacacacacacacacacactggatgcctggcaggtggagacacacacacacacacactggatgcctggcaggtggagacacacacacacacacactggatgcctggcaggtggagacacacacacacacacactggatgcctggcaggtggagacacacacacacacacactggatgcctggcaggtagacacacacacacacactggagagacacacacacacacactggatgcctggcagggggagacacacacacacacacacacactcacatcccCCCTTTGCTGCATTTCTAGGGCTCTCTCCTCCCCCAGATCCCCCAGATCCTGTTATGATAGAGGTGGCAGTGGCTACTCTGCATGTAGGGGTctccagacacacacagagagagaggcagagacacaggcagagacacaggcagaggaagaagcaggctccatgccgggagcctga
- the LOC125752321 gene encoding filaggrin-2-like isoform X32, with product MHTHAHTHTVDAWQVETHTHTHAHTHWLSGGWRRTQTHTHTLDAWQVETHTHWMPSRWRHTHTHTHTHTGCLVGRHTHTHWMPGRWRHTHAHTRAHTRTHTLDAWQVETHTCTHTRTRTQWMPGRWRRTRTHTRTHTGCLAGGDAHKHTHTHWMPGRWRHTHTGCLAGGDTHTHTHTHWMPGRWRHTHTGCLAGGDTHTHTHTHTGCLAGGDTHAHTHTRTHWMPGRGRHKHTNTHTLDAWQVETHTHTHTHTHTGCLAGGDTNTHTHTHTLDAWQVETHTHTLDAWQVETHTHTHWMPGRWRHTHTHTGCLAGGDTHTHTLDAWQVETHTHTHWMPGRWRHTHTHTGCLAGGDTHTHTLDAWQVDTHTHTGETHTHTLDAWQGETHTHTHTLTSPLCCISRALSSPRSPRSCYDRGGSGYSACRGLQTHTEREAETQAETQAEEEAGSMPGA from the exons atgcacacacacgcgcacacgcacacagtggatgcctggcaggtggagacgcacacgcacacacacgcgcacacacactgGCTGTCTGGCGGGTGGAgacgcacacaaacacacacacacacattggatgcctggcaggtggagacacacacacactggatgcctagcag gtggagacacacacacacacacacacacacacacactggatgcctggtag gtagacacacacacacacactggatgcctggcaggtggagacacacacatgcacacacacgcgcacacacgcgcacgcacacactggatgcctggcaggtggagacacacacatgcacacacacgcgcacacgcacacagtggatgcctggcaggtggagacgcacacgcacacacacgcgcacacacactgGCTGTCTGGCGGGTGGAgacgcacacaaacacacacacacacattggatgcctggcaggtggagacacacacacactggatgcctagcaggtggagacacacacacacacacacacacacactggatgcctggcag gtggagacacacacacactggatgcctggcaggtggagacacacacacacacacacacacacacactggatgcctggcag gtggagacacacacgcgcacacacacacacgcacacactggatgcctggcagggggagacacaaacacacaaacacacacacactggatgcctggcaggtggagacacacacacacacacacacacacacacacactggatgcctggcag gtggagacacaaacacacacacacacacacacacactggatgcctggcag gtggagacacacacacacacactggatgcctggcaggtggagacacacacacacacacactggatgcctggcaggtggagacacacacacacacacactggatgcctggcaggtggagacacacacacacacacactggatgcctggcaggtggagacacacacacacacacactggatgcctggcaggtggagacacacacacacacacactggatgcctggcaggtggagacacacacacacacacactggatgcctggcaggtagacacacacacacacactggagagacacacacacacacactggatgcctggcagggggagacacacacacacacacacacactcacatcccCCCTTTGCTGCATTTCTAGGGCTCTCTCCTCCCCCAGATCCCCCAGATCCTGTTATGATAGAGGTGGCAGTGGCTACTCTGCATGTAGGGGTctccagacacacacagagagagaggcagagacacaggcagagacacaggcagaggaagaagcaggctccatgccgggagcctga
- the LOC125752321 gene encoding filaggrin-2-like isoform X46 → MHTHAHTHTVDAWQVETHTHTHAHTHWLSGGWRRTQTHTHTLDAWQVETHTHWMPSRWRHTHTHTHTHTHWMPGRWRHTHTGCLAGGDTHTHTHTHTGCLAGGDTHAHTHTRTHWMPGRGRHKHTNTHTLDAWQVETHTHTHTHTHTGCLAGGDTNTHTHTHTLDAWQVETHTHTLDAWQVETHTHTHWMPGRWRHTHTHTGCLAGGDTHTHTLDAWQVETHTHTHWMPGRWRHTHTHTGCLAGGDTHTHTLDAWQVDTHTHTGETHTHTLDAWQGETHTHTHTLTSPLCCISRALSSPRSPRSCYDRGGSGYSACRGLQTHTEREAETQAETQAEEEAGSMPGA, encoded by the exons atgcacacacacgcgcacacgcacacagtggatgcctggcaggtggagacgcacacgcacacacacgcgcacacacactgGCTGTCTGGCGGGTGGAgacgcacacaaacacacacacacacattggatgcctggcaggtggagacacacacacactggatgcctagcag gtggagacacacacacacacacacacacacacacacacactggatgcctggcaggtggagacacacacacactggatgcctggcaggtggagacacacacacacacacacacacacacactggatgcctggcag gtggagacacacacgcgcacacacacacacgcacacactggatgcctggcagggggagacacaaacacacaaacacacacacactggatgcctggcaggtggagacacacacacacacacacacacacacacacactggatgcctggcag gtggagacacaaacacacacacacacacacacacactggatgcctggcag gtggagacacacacacacacactggatgcctggcaggtggagacacacacacacacacactggatgcctggcaggtggagacacacacacacacacactggatgcctggcaggtggagacacacacacacacacactggatgcctggcaggtggagacacacacacacacacactggatgcctggcaggtggagacacacacacacacacactggatgcctggcaggtggagacacacacacacacacactggatgcctggcaggtagacacacacacacacactggagagacacacacacacacactggatgcctggcagggggagacacacacacacacacacacactcacatcccCCCTTTGCTGCATTTCTAGGGCTCTCTCCTCCCCCAGATCCCCCAGATCCTGTTATGATAGAGGTGGCAGTGGCTACTCTGCATGTAGGGGTctccagacacacacagagagagaggcagagacacaggcagagacacaggcagaggaagaagcaggctccatgccgggagcctga
- the LOC125752321 gene encoding putative uncharacterized protein FLJ46204 isoform X44: MHTHAHTHTVDAWQVETHTHTHAHTHWLSGGWRRTQTHTHTLDAWQVETHTHWMPSRWRHTHTHTHTHTGCLVGRHTHTHWMPGRWRHTHAHTRAHTRTHTLDAWQVETHTCTHTRTRTQWMPGRWRRTRTHTRTHTGCLAGGDAHKHTHTHWMPGRWRHTHTGCLAGGDTHTHTHTHWMPGRWRHTHTGCLAGGDTHTHTHTHTLDAWQVETQTHTHTHTHWMPGRWRHTHTHWMPGRWRHTHTHTGCLAGGDTHTHTLDAWQVETHTHTHWMPGRWRHTHTHTGCLAGGDTHTHTLDAWQVETHTHTHWMPGR; the protein is encoded by the exons atgcacacacacgcgcacacgcacacagtggatgcctggcaggtggagacgcacacgcacacacacgcgcacacacactgGCTGTCTGGCGGGTGGAgacgcacacaaacacacacacacacattggatgcctggcaggtggagacacacacacactggatgcctagcag gtggagacacacacacacacacacacacacacacactggatgcctggtag gtagacacacacacacacactggatgcctggcaggtggagacacacacatgcacacacacgcgcacacacgcgcacgcacacactggatgcctggcaggtggagacacacacatgcacacacacgcgcacacgcacacagtggatgcctggcaggtggagacgcacacgcacacacacgcgcacacacactgGCTGTCTGGCGGGTGGAgacgcacacaaacacacacacacacattggatgcctggcaggtggagacacacacacactggatgcctagcaggtggagacacacacacacacacacacacacactggatgcctggcag gtggagacacacacacactggatgcctggcag gtggagacacacacacacacacacacacacacacactggatgcctggcag gtggagacacaaacacacacacacacacacacacactggatgcctggcag gtggagacacacacacacacactggatgcctggcaggtggagacacacacacacacacactggatgcctggcaggtggagacacacacacacacacactggatgcctggcaggtggagacacacacacacacacactggatgcctggcaggtggagacacacacacacacacactggatgcctggcaggtggagacacacacacacacacactggatgcctggcaggtggagacacacacacacacacactggatgcctggcaggtag
- the LOC125752321 gene encoding histidine-rich glycoprotein-like isoform X4 translates to MHTHAHTHTVDAWQVETHTHTHAHTHWLSGGWRRTQTHTHTLDAWQVETHTHWMPSRWRHTHTHTHTHTGCLVGRHTHTHWMPGRWRHTHAHTRAHTRTHTLDAWQVETHTCTHTRTRTQWMPGRWRRTRTHTRTHTGCLAGGDAHKHTHTHWMPGRWRHTHTGCLAGGDTHTHTHTHTHTGCLAGRHTHTHWMPGRWRHTHAHTRAHTRTHTLDAWQVETHTCTHTRTRTQWMPGRWRRTRTHTRTHTGCLAGGDAHKHTHTHWMPGRWRHTHTGCLAGGDTHTHTHTHWMPGRWRHTRAHTHTHTLDAWQGETQTHKHTHTGCLAGGDTHTHTHTHTGCLAGGDTHAHTHTRTHWMPGRGRHKHTNTHTLDAWQVETHTHTHTHTHTGCLAGGDTNTHTHTHTLDAWQVETHTHTLDAWQVETHTHTHWMPGRWRHTHTHTGCLAGGDTHTHTLDAWQVETHTHTHWMPGRWRHTHTHTGCLAGGDTHTHTLDAWQVDTHTHTGETHTHTLDAWQGETHTHTHTLTSPLCCISRALSSPRSPRSCYDRGGSGYSACRGLQTHTEREAETQAETQAEEEAGSMPGA, encoded by the exons atgcacacacacgcgcacacgcacacagtggatgcctggcaggtggagacgcacacgcacacacacgcgcacacacactgGCTGTCTGGCGGGTGGAgacgcacacaaacacacacacacacattggatgcctggcaggtggagacacacacacactggatgcctagcag gtggagacacacacacacacacacacacacacacactggatgcctggtag gtagacacacacacacacactggatgcctggcaggtggagacacacacatgcacacacacgcgcacacacgcgcacgcacacactggatgcctggcaggtggagacacacacatgcacacacacgcgcacacgcacacagtggatgcctggcaggtggagacgcacacgcacacacacgcgcacacacactgGCTGTCTGGCGGGTGGAgacgcacacaaacacacacacacacattggatgcctggcaggtggagacacacacacactggatgcctagcag gtggagacacacacacacacacacacacacacacacacactggatgcctggcag gtagacacacacacacacactggatgcctggcaggtggagacacacacatgcacacacacgcgcacacacgcgcacgcacacactggatgcctggcaggtggagacacacacatgcacacacacgcgcacacgcacacagtggatgcctggcaggtggagacgcacacgcacacacacgcgcacacacactgGCTGTCTGGCGGGTGGAgacgcacacaaacacacacacacacattggatgcctggcaggtggagacacacacacactggatgcctagcaggtggagacacacacacacacacacacacacactggatgcctggcaggtggagacacacacgcgcacacacacacacgcacacactggatgcctggcagggggagacacaaacacacaaacacacacacactggatgcctggcag gtggagacacacacacacacacacacacacacactggatgcctggcag gtggagacacacacgcgcacacacacacacgcacacactggatgcctggcagggggagacacaaacacacaaacacacacacactggatgcctggcaggtggagacacacacacacacacacacacacacacacactggatgcctggcag gtggagacacaaacacacacacacacacacacacactggatgcctggcag gtggagacacacacacacacactggatgcctggcaggtggagacacacacacacacacactggatgcctggcaggtggagacacacacacacacacactggatgcctggcaggtggagacacacacacacacacactggatgcctggcaggtggagacacacacacacacacactggatgcctggcaggtggagacacacacacacacacactggatgcctggcaggtggagacacacacacacacacactggatgcctggcaggtagacacacacacacacactggagagacacacacacacacactggatgcctggcagggggagacacacacacacacacacacactcacatcccCCCTTTGCTGCATTTCTAGGGCTCTCTCCTCCCCCAGATCCCCCAGATCCTGTTATGATAGAGGTGGCAGTGGCTACTCTGCATGTAGGGGTctccagacacacacagagagagaggcagagacacaggcagagacacaggcagaggaagaagcaggctccatgccgggagcctga